One window of Delphinus delphis chromosome 12, mDelDel1.2, whole genome shotgun sequence genomic DNA carries:
- the ADGRF3 gene encoding adhesion G-protein coupled receptor F3 encodes MVCSAAPVLLPAMTLPLVGSPLVRESQPGQGQAGGESGQQLDQERGAGESVLVSVYVQLYFSSERQPAALSGPMTLPTASASSAPVTLTGLSLTAECDVTHKGCSYCACLSGYQWNTSVCSHHQPCQTPVKRRPCGCLVFVPAEAGYCQLLPPGGSYLLLPAVPAALSLNSWLQTPGDTLNLTLLTSQETTNLNWFLWPTGSPSPILLRAGSRVSLTSSRNRAVLSIVNISHKWAGEYLCCFEARGFRWELHQMVRVPLQVTDVAGLPDQLSISCATSPGFQVSCCIPSAHLGYMASWSPRDGNEASLFNTPDSQCFVLAVQRCPAADTTCTCDLQSPGLSPLRVAVSVTVIQTGQHRPEDSSTIAWNVTKAGHVAQAPCPGKRRGMVKRPCRPEGGWGPIHSSCTDTGLLALLLRARLLRAGQGWPVDQVPQTLAQLLEQAVVVTPPTDSLALVATMTIPAKVVARARIQLNGSALEVRSLSHIGASWVVWAGNSSPPGISVPLTSPWAVRWQTLLESKCLLLWSISPLGYQSPRPRSVEEA; translated from the exons ATGGTCTGCTCGGCTGCCCCTGTGCTACTCCCGGCCATGACTCTCCCTCTGGTGGGATCACCACTTGTCCGAGAGTCCCAGCCT GGACAGGGTCAGGCTGGAGGGGAATCAGGGCAGCAATTGGACCAAGAACGTGGAGCAGGTG AATCGGTCCTGGTCTCCGTCTATGTACAGCTGTACTTTTCAAGTGAGCGCCAGCCGGCGGCACTCTCTGGGCCCATGACTCTCCCCACCGCCTCGGCTTCCTCCGCCCCAGTAACTCTCACTGGCCTCAGCCTCACAGCCG AGTGCGATGTCACCCACAAGGGGTGTAGCTACTGTGCTTGCCTCTCCGGGTACCAGTGGAACACCAGCGTCTGCTCCCATCACCAGCCCTGCCAAACCCCCGTCAAGCGCCGGCCTTGTGGCTGCCTTGTCTTCGTCCCTGCTGAAGCCGGGTACTGCCAGCTGCTGCCACCTG GGGGGTCCTATCTTTTGCTTCCTGCAGTCCCCGCGGCCCTGAGCCTCAACTCCTGGCTGCAGACGCCTGGCGACACCCTGAACCTGACCCTCCTCACAAGCCAGGAGACCACCAACCTAAACTGGTTCCTGTGGCCCACAGGGAGCCCCAGCCCCATCCTCCTGCGGGCAGGGTCACGTGTGTCCTTGACCTCCAGCCGGAACCGGGCTGTCCTTAGCATTGTCAACATCTCCCATAAATGGGCAG GTGAGTACTTATGCTGCTTTGAGGCCCGGGGATTCAGGTGGGAGCTGCACCAGATGGTGCGGGTGCCCCTGCAGGTGACAGATGTGGCTGGGCTCCCAGACCAGCTCTCCATCTCCTGTGCCACCTCCCCTGGCTTCCAGGTGAGctgctgcatccccagtgccCACCTGGGCTACATGGCTTCCTGGAGCCCCAGAGACGGCAACGAAG CCTCCTTATTCAACACGCCGGACTCCCAGTGCTTCGTGCTGGCTGTTCAGCGCTGCCCTGCAGCCGACACTACGTGCACTTGTGACCTGCAGAGCCCGGGACTGAGCCCTCTCAGGGTTGCCGTCTCTGTCACTGTCATCCAG ACTGG ACAACACCGCCCTGAGGACTCTTCAACTATTGCCTGGAACGTCACCAAGGCTGGCCATGTGGCACAGGCCCCGTGTCCCGGGAAGAGGAGGGGCATGGTGAAGAGGCCTTGTAGGCCTGAGGGGGGCTGGGGGCCCATCCACAGCAGCTGCACGGACACGGGGCTCCTGGCCTTGCTTCTTAGAGCCCGG CTGCTGAGGGCAGGCCAGGGCTGGCCTGTGGACCAGGTACCACAGACCTTGGCTCAGCTGCTGGAGCAGGCAGTGGTGGTGACCCCACCCACCGACTCATTGGCACTGGTGGCCACCATGACAATCCCGGCCAAGGTGGTAGCACGTGCCAGAATACAGCTCAACGGCAGTGCCCTGGAGGTGAGATCCTTGAGCCACATCGGGGCCAGCTGGGTAGTGTGGGCTGGCAACTCTTCCCCTCCGGGCATTTCTGTCCCTCTGACATCACCATGGGCTGTCAGATGGCAGACTCTTCTAGAGTCCAAGTGTCTGCTCCTCTGGTCCATTTCTCCTCTTGGATACCAGTCTCCAAGGCCACGGAGTGTGGAGGAGGCCTGA